In Oryza sativa Japonica Group chromosome 2, ASM3414082v1, the following are encoded in one genomic region:
- the LOC9271525 gene encoding replication protein A 70 kDa DNA-binding subunit B-like isoform X5, with protein MITFTRWTTVEECIEVPIDFPTVVFSLTPFDDVAKFVDNNDFFIDVMGVITDISTPTMLRPRSRDADSLKRTIQIRDANNSTLNVSLWAEQASAFEADAIHKAGKSEPQIILFVGTLAKNYPGIGLALSGGSACKWYINIDVPAIVELKDKTGTNFQPINWIEAPARAAVEEVAENKTVRELLEINPHKCKKVRFQAHVTVRRICNDKCWWYGSCQRCFKVAKPYGSTYKCTSCSNIAVAVPRYRIVVIAGDDSDDAMFVLFG; from the exons ATGATCACTTTCACTAGGTGGACAACTGTTGAGGAGTGCATTGAAGTTCCTATTGATTTCCCTACTGTGGTTTTCTCCCTGACACCTTTCGATGATGTTGCTAAGTTTGTGGACaataatgatttttttattg ATGTTATGGGTGTCATTACTGACATATCTACACCCACAATGCTTCGTCCTAGATCAAGGGATGCTGACAGCTTGAAAAGAACTATTCAGATACGCGATGCAAA CAATTCTACCTTGAATGTGTCTCTCTGGGCTGAACAAGCATCTGCGTTTGAGGCTGACGCTATACACAAGGCTGGTAAGAGTGAACCTCAGATTATTCTGTTTGTTGGAACTCTTGCGAAGAACTACCCAGGCATAG GATTGGCACTATCTGGAGGTTCTGCTTGCAAATGGTACATTAACATTGATGTACCTGCGATAGTTGAATTAAAGGACAA GACTGGGACAAACTTCCAGCCAATCAATTGGATTGAGGCTCCAGCCAGAGCAGCTGTTGAGGAAGTCGCTGAGAACAAGACTGTGCGTGAACTTCTAGAGATCAATCCTCACAAGTGCAAG AAGGTTCGATTTCAAGCTCATGTAACCGTTCGAAGGATCTGCAATGATAAGTGTTGGTGGTATGGTTCATGTCAAAGATGCTTCAAGGTTGCAAAACCTTATGGGTCCACCTATAAATGCACTAGCTGTTCCAACATCGCAGTGGCAGTACCAAG GTACAGGATAGTAGTCATAGCTGGAGATGACTCTGATGATGCTATGTTTGTTCTCTTTGGATGA
- the LOC9271525 gene encoding replication protein A 70 kDa DNA-binding subunit B isoform X3, with amino-acid sequence MHAHAVHLFGVFFEHSAGYLDAVHRVKNANRSYKPVANELMITFTRWTTVEECIEVPIDFPTVVFSLTPFDDVAKFVDNNDFFIDVMGVITDISTPTMLRPRSRDADSLKRTIQIRDANNSTLNVSLWAEQASAFEADAIHKAGLALSGGSACKWYINIDVPAIVELKDKTGTNFQPINWIEAPARAAVEEVAENKTVRELLEINPHKCKKVRFQAHVTVRRICNDKCWWYGSCQRCFKVAKPYGSTYKCTSCSNIAVAVPRYRIVVIAGDDSDDAMFVLFG; translated from the exons atgcatgcgCACGCAGTGCACCTTTTTGGGGTCTTTTTTGAGCATTCCGCTGGTTATTTGGACGCAGTGCACCGTGTGAAGAATGCAAACAGGAGCTACAAGCCAGTTGCCAATGAACTAATGATCACTTTCACTAGGTGGACAACTGTTGAGGAGTGCATTGAAGTTCCTATTGATTTCCCTACTGTGGTTTTCTCCCTGACACCTTTCGATGATGTTGCTAAGTTTGTGGACaataatgatttttttattg ATGTTATGGGTGTCATTACTGACATATCTACACCCACAATGCTTCGTCCTAGATCAAGGGATGCTGACAGCTTGAAAAGAACTATTCAGATACGCGATGCAAA CAATTCTACCTTGAATGTGTCTCTCTGGGCTGAACAAGCATCTGCGTTTGAGGCTGACGCTATACACAAGGCTG GATTGGCACTATCTGGAGGTTCTGCTTGCAAATGGTACATTAACATTGATGTACCTGCGATAGTTGAATTAAAGGACAA GACTGGGACAAACTTCCAGCCAATCAATTGGATTGAGGCTCCAGCCAGAGCAGCTGTTGAGGAAGTCGCTGAGAACAAGACTGTGCGTGAACTTCTAGAGATCAATCCTCACAAGTGCAAG AAGGTTCGATTTCAAGCTCATGTAACCGTTCGAAGGATCTGCAATGATAAGTGTTGGTGGTATGGTTCATGTCAAAGATGCTTCAAGGTTGCAAAACCTTATGGGTCCACCTATAAATGCACTAGCTGTTCCAACATCGCAGTGGCAGTACCAAG GTACAGGATAGTAGTCATAGCTGGAGATGACTCTGATGATGCTATGTTTGTTCTCTTTGGATGA
- the LOC9271525 gene encoding replication protein A 70 kDa DNA-binding subunit B-like isoform X2, with protein MHAHAVHLFGVFFEHSAGYLDAVHRVKNANRSYKPVANELMITFTRWTTVEECIEVPIDFPTVVFSLTPFDDVAKFVDNNDFFIDVMGVITDISTPTMLRPRSRDADSLKRTIQIRDANNSTLNVSLWAEQASAFEADAIHKAGKSEPQIILFVGTLAKNYPGIGLALSGGSACKWTGTNFQPINWIEAPARAAVEEVAENKTVRELLEINPHKCKKVRFQAHVTVRRICNDKCWWYGSCQRCFKVAKPYGSTYKCTSCSNIAVAVPRYRIVVIAGDDSDDAMFVLFG; from the exons atgcatgcgCACGCAGTGCACCTTTTTGGGGTCTTTTTTGAGCATTCCGCTGGTTATTTGGACGCAGTGCACCGTGTGAAGAATGCAAACAGGAGCTACAAGCCAGTTGCCAATGAACTAATGATCACTTTCACTAGGTGGACAACTGTTGAGGAGTGCATTGAAGTTCCTATTGATTTCCCTACTGTGGTTTTCTCCCTGACACCTTTCGATGATGTTGCTAAGTTTGTGGACaataatgatttttttattg ATGTTATGGGTGTCATTACTGACATATCTACACCCACAATGCTTCGTCCTAGATCAAGGGATGCTGACAGCTTGAAAAGAACTATTCAGATACGCGATGCAAA CAATTCTACCTTGAATGTGTCTCTCTGGGCTGAACAAGCATCTGCGTTTGAGGCTGACGCTATACACAAGGCTGGTAAGAGTGAACCTCAGATTATTCTGTTTGTTGGAACTCTTGCGAAGAACTACCCAGGCATAG GATTGGCACTATCTGGAGGTTCTGCTTGCAAATG GACTGGGACAAACTTCCAGCCAATCAATTGGATTGAGGCTCCAGCCAGAGCAGCTGTTGAGGAAGTCGCTGAGAACAAGACTGTGCGTGAACTTCTAGAGATCAATCCTCACAAGTGCAAG AAGGTTCGATTTCAAGCTCATGTAACCGTTCGAAGGATCTGCAATGATAAGTGTTGGTGGTATGGTTCATGTCAAAGATGCTTCAAGGTTGCAAAACCTTATGGGTCCACCTATAAATGCACTAGCTGTTCCAACATCGCAGTGGCAGTACCAAG GTACAGGATAGTAGTCATAGCTGGAGATGACTCTGATGATGCTATGTTTGTTCTCTTTGGATGA
- the LOC9271525 gene encoding replication protein A 70 kDa DNA-binding subunit B-like isoform X1, whose protein sequence is MHAHAVHLFGVFFEHSAGYLDAVHRVKNANRSYKPVANELMITFTRWTTVEECIEVPIDFPTVVFSLTPFDDVAKFVDNNDFFIDVMGVITDISTPTMLRPRSRDADSLKRTIQIRDANNSTLNVSLWAEQASAFEADAIHKAGKSEPQIILFVGTLAKNYPGIGLALSGGSACKWYINIDVPAIVELKDKTGTNFQPINWIEAPARAAVEEVAENKTVRELLEINPHKCKKVRFQAHVTVRRICNDKCWWYGSCQRCFKVAKPYGSTYKCTSCSNIAVAVPRYRIVVIAGDDSDDAMFVLFG, encoded by the exons atgcatgcgCACGCAGTGCACCTTTTTGGGGTCTTTTTTGAGCATTCCGCTGGTTATTTGGACGCAGTGCACCGTGTGAAGAATGCAAACAGGAGCTACAAGCCAGTTGCCAATGAACTAATGATCACTTTCACTAGGTGGACAACTGTTGAGGAGTGCATTGAAGTTCCTATTGATTTCCCTACTGTGGTTTTCTCCCTGACACCTTTCGATGATGTTGCTAAGTTTGTGGACaataatgatttttttattg ATGTTATGGGTGTCATTACTGACATATCTACACCCACAATGCTTCGTCCTAGATCAAGGGATGCTGACAGCTTGAAAAGAACTATTCAGATACGCGATGCAAA CAATTCTACCTTGAATGTGTCTCTCTGGGCTGAACAAGCATCTGCGTTTGAGGCTGACGCTATACACAAGGCTGGTAAGAGTGAACCTCAGATTATTCTGTTTGTTGGAACTCTTGCGAAGAACTACCCAGGCATAG GATTGGCACTATCTGGAGGTTCTGCTTGCAAATGGTACATTAACATTGATGTACCTGCGATAGTTGAATTAAAGGACAA GACTGGGACAAACTTCCAGCCAATCAATTGGATTGAGGCTCCAGCCAGAGCAGCTGTTGAGGAAGTCGCTGAGAACAAGACTGTGCGTGAACTTCTAGAGATCAATCCTCACAAGTGCAAG AAGGTTCGATTTCAAGCTCATGTAACCGTTCGAAGGATCTGCAATGATAAGTGTTGGTGGTATGGTTCATGTCAAAGATGCTTCAAGGTTGCAAAACCTTATGGGTCCACCTATAAATGCACTAGCTGTTCCAACATCGCAGTGGCAGTACCAAG GTACAGGATAGTAGTCATAGCTGGAGATGACTCTGATGATGCTATGTTTGTTCTCTTTGGATGA
- the LOC9271525 gene encoding replication protein A 70 kDa DNA-binding subunit B-like isoform X6, producing MGVITDISTPTMLRPRSRDADSLKRTIQIRDANNSTLNVSLWAEQASAFEADAIHKAGKSEPQIILFVGTLAKNYPGIGLALSGGSACKWYINIDVPAIVELKDKTGTNFQPINWIEAPARAAVEEVAENKTVRELLEINPHKCKKVRFQAHVTVRRICNDKCWWYGSCQRCFKVAKPYGSTYKCTSCSNIAVAVPRYRIVVIAGDDSDDAMFVLFG from the exons ATGGGTGTCATTACTGACATATCTACACCCACAATGCTTCGTCCTAGATCAAGGGATGCTGACAGCTTGAAAAGAACTATTCAGATACGCGATGCAAA CAATTCTACCTTGAATGTGTCTCTCTGGGCTGAACAAGCATCTGCGTTTGAGGCTGACGCTATACACAAGGCTGGTAAGAGTGAACCTCAGATTATTCTGTTTGTTGGAACTCTTGCGAAGAACTACCCAGGCATAG GATTGGCACTATCTGGAGGTTCTGCTTGCAAATGGTACATTAACATTGATGTACCTGCGATAGTTGAATTAAAGGACAA GACTGGGACAAACTTCCAGCCAATCAATTGGATTGAGGCTCCAGCCAGAGCAGCTGTTGAGGAAGTCGCTGAGAACAAGACTGTGCGTGAACTTCTAGAGATCAATCCTCACAAGTGCAAG AAGGTTCGATTTCAAGCTCATGTAACCGTTCGAAGGATCTGCAATGATAAGTGTTGGTGGTATGGTTCATGTCAAAGATGCTTCAAGGTTGCAAAACCTTATGGGTCCACCTATAAATGCACTAGCTGTTCCAACATCGCAGTGGCAGTACCAAG GTACAGGATAGTAGTCATAGCTGGAGATGACTCTGATGATGCTATGTTTGTTCTCTTTGGATGA
- the LOC9271525 gene encoding replication protein A 70 kDa DNA-binding subunit B isoform X4, giving the protein MHAHAVHLFGVFFEHSAGYLDAVHRVKNANRSYKPVANELMITFTRWTTVEECIEVPIDFPTVVFSLTPFDDVAKFVDNNDFFIDVMGVITDISTPTMLRPRSRDADSLKRTIQIRDANNSTLNVSLWAEQASAFEADAIHKAGLALSGGSACKWTGTNFQPINWIEAPARAAVEEVAENKTVRELLEINPHKCKKVRFQAHVTVRRICNDKCWWYGSCQRCFKVAKPYGSTYKCTSCSNIAVAVPRYRIVVIAGDDSDDAMFVLFG; this is encoded by the exons atgcatgcgCACGCAGTGCACCTTTTTGGGGTCTTTTTTGAGCATTCCGCTGGTTATTTGGACGCAGTGCACCGTGTGAAGAATGCAAACAGGAGCTACAAGCCAGTTGCCAATGAACTAATGATCACTTTCACTAGGTGGACAACTGTTGAGGAGTGCATTGAAGTTCCTATTGATTTCCCTACTGTGGTTTTCTCCCTGACACCTTTCGATGATGTTGCTAAGTTTGTGGACaataatgatttttttattg ATGTTATGGGTGTCATTACTGACATATCTACACCCACAATGCTTCGTCCTAGATCAAGGGATGCTGACAGCTTGAAAAGAACTATTCAGATACGCGATGCAAA CAATTCTACCTTGAATGTGTCTCTCTGGGCTGAACAAGCATCTGCGTTTGAGGCTGACGCTATACACAAGGCTG GATTGGCACTATCTGGAGGTTCTGCTTGCAAATG GACTGGGACAAACTTCCAGCCAATCAATTGGATTGAGGCTCCAGCCAGAGCAGCTGTTGAGGAAGTCGCTGAGAACAAGACTGTGCGTGAACTTCTAGAGATCAATCCTCACAAGTGCAAG AAGGTTCGATTTCAAGCTCATGTAACCGTTCGAAGGATCTGCAATGATAAGTGTTGGTGGTATGGTTCATGTCAAAGATGCTTCAAGGTTGCAAAACCTTATGGGTCCACCTATAAATGCACTAGCTGTTCCAACATCGCAGTGGCAGTACCAAG GTACAGGATAGTAGTCATAGCTGGAGATGACTCTGATGATGCTATGTTTGTTCTCTTTGGATGA